From the genome of Brevibacterium sp. JSBI002, one region includes:
- a CDS encoding META domain-containing protein, with protein MTQELIGRWVAETNERAFLEFAEDGSLRGSDGANSLVTSWSAEPEGLMIKSSMMTLKAAPGMVTWVPKARRVEPDGDRLQLFDAADNHLGDLHRQPPGPAHKLGGR; from the coding sequence ATGACACAGGAACTCATCGGCCGCTGGGTCGCCGAGACGAACGAGCGGGCCTTTCTCGAGTTCGCCGAGGACGGCTCACTGCGCGGCAGCGACGGCGCCAACAGCCTTGTGACCTCATGGTCGGCTGAGCCCGAGGGTCTGATGATCAAGTCCTCGATGATGACGCTCAAGGCCGCTCCCGGAATGGTCACCTGGGTTCCCAAGGCCAGGAGGGTCGAACCCGACGGCGACCGTCTGCAGCTCTTCGATGCTGCGGACAACCACCTCGGTGATCTCCATCGTCAGCCGCCTGGCCCCGCTCACAAACTCGGCGGTCGTTAG
- a CDS encoding S1 family peptidase, with protein MQKKLVQSSLAISAAAALGLSGALVASPAMADNAPQKLDLQSEAHVQKALSGIEGVNAYGTDGGELSIGVAKKTDEIKKLEKKYQNIKVTEGVKELKPYAKNDLVGGAGYLVKAGESGGACSTGFSGWDGDGKPVVLTAGHCSKIINEQTNEFDGDTTVDQTEKPSISEANGGEGFQASGNGVIGKWGFANFGGDLLEGADQNKWPEPSESDIDFAVINVDESKYNVKNGITDWSTADSDDLAKSTTEITEVGAHKDGAISKSGRTTGKTDGEVLPRSEYDFDYQNVGGRWVHGFGVTAPIDKPFSQPGDSGGGVYQGNTAVGVISGGGDLDANTSFTWVADLDHSLEESGTDFNLEKPGEETPEAPAAPKAEDQTIEPEGKIKGKAEAGAEVEVKWEAAEGAQADENGAETVKADKDGNFSVEGPKAEGDYNFTATAIVDGQKSKTTEFDVTVEKDESETPAPVEREISIDPKQIAASDFVKEDNGVTITVKGFDEGEKVNLEVASGPEGVEGIELEETANENGAAAFSIYGTSAENPEAYLGKYDVEVTGANDTEDEAALTGSFEVVADEDGSGGGSGGDDDGNNDDGNADGGSGNGNDDDGNGDGGSDLPRTGAELTGLAAGAGLLLVGGTAVVLTMRRKNNN; from the coding sequence ATGCAGAAGAAACTCGTGCAGAGTTCGCTGGCAATCAGCGCCGCCGCAGCGCTGGGCCTGAGCGGCGCGCTTGTCGCCTCGCCGGCGATGGCTGACAACGCTCCGCAGAAGCTGGACCTCCAGAGTGAAGCTCACGTCCAGAAGGCCCTGTCCGGAATCGAAGGCGTCAATGCCTACGGCACCGACGGCGGCGAGCTCAGCATCGGCGTTGCCAAGAAGACCGACGAGATCAAGAAGCTCGAAAAGAAGTACCAGAACATCAAGGTCACCGAGGGCGTCAAGGAACTGAAGCCCTACGCTAAGAACGACCTCGTCGGCGGTGCCGGCTACCTGGTCAAGGCCGGCGAGAGCGGCGGAGCCTGCTCGACCGGCTTCTCCGGCTGGGATGGAGACGGCAAGCCCGTCGTCCTCACCGCCGGACACTGCTCGAAGATCATCAACGAGCAGACCAACGAGTTCGACGGCGACACCACTGTCGACCAGACCGAGAAGCCCTCGATCTCCGAGGCCAACGGCGGAGAAGGCTTCCAGGCTTCCGGCAATGGCGTCATCGGCAAGTGGGGCTTCGCGAACTTCGGCGGCGACCTGCTCGAAGGCGCCGACCAGAACAAGTGGCCCGAGCCCAGCGAGTCCGACATCGACTTCGCTGTCATCAACGTCGACGAGTCGAAGTACAACGTCAAGAACGGAATCACCGACTGGTCGACTGCCGATTCGGACGATCTGGCCAAGTCGACCACCGAGATCACCGAGGTCGGTGCGCACAAGGACGGTGCCATCAGCAAGTCCGGTCGCACCACCGGTAAGACCGACGGCGAAGTTCTGCCCCGTTCGGAGTACGACTTCGACTACCAGAACGTCGGCGGTCGCTGGGTTCACGGATTCGGCGTGACCGCTCCGATCGACAAGCCCTTCTCGCAGCCGGGCGACTCCGGCGGCGGCGTCTACCAGGGCAACACCGCTGTGGGTGTCATCTCCGGCGGCGGCGACCTCGATGCGAACACCTCGTTCACCTGGGTTGCCGACCTGGATCACTCGCTCGAGGAATCCGGCACGGACTTCAACCTCGAGAAGCCGGGCGAGGAGACCCCTGAGGCTCCTGCCGCTCCGAAGGCTGAAGACCAGACCATCGAGCCCGAGGGCAAGATCAAGGGCAAGGCTGAGGCCGGCGCCGAGGTTGAGGTCAAGTGGGAAGCCGCTGAAGGCGCCCAGGCTGACGAAAACGGTGCTGAGACCGTTAAGGCCGACAAAGATGGAAACTTCTCCGTCGAAGGCCCCAAGGCAGAAGGCGACTACAACTTCACTGCGACGGCGATCGTCGATGGCCAGAAGTCTAAGACGACCGAATTCGACGTGACCGTTGAGAAAGATGAGTCCGAGACTCCTGCTCCCGTCGAGCGTGAGATCAGCATCGATCCCAAGCAGATCGCCGCTTCCGACTTCGTGAAGGAAGACAATGGCGTGACGATCACGGTCAAGGGCTTCGACGAGGGCGAGAAGGTCAACCTCGAAGTTGCCAGCGGACCTGAAGGCGTCGAAGGCATCGAACTGGAAGAGACCGCCAACGAGAACGGTGCGGCAGCGTTCTCGATCTACGGAACCAGTGCCGAGAACCCTGAGGCCTACCTCGGCAAGTACGACGTCGAGGTCACCGGCGCCAACGACACCGAGGATGAGGCGGCACTGACCGGTTCGTTCGAGGTTGTCGCTGACGAAGACGGATCCGGTGGCGGATCCGGCGGCGACGATGACGGAAACAACGACGACGGCAACGCCGACGGCGGATCCGGCAACGGAAACGACGATGACGGTAACGGTGACGGAGGCTCTGATCTGCCTCGCACCGGCGCCGAGCTGACCGGCCTGGCTGCCGGAGCCGGACTGCTCCTCGTGGGCGGAACCGCAGTCGTTCTGACGATGCGTCGCAAGAACAACAACTGA
- a CDS encoding DUF808 domain-containing protein, with amino-acid sequence MAGGLIALLDDVAALVKLSAASLDDVAAGASRASAKAAGVVIDDAAVTPKFVEGVDPKRELPIIRRIAFGSLFNKLIIILPVILLLSQFLPWLLTPLLMIGGTYLCFEGAEKVFEKLGWIAHHEKDTPASEQTTDGRAAEKKVVRSAITTDFVLSCEIMVIALNEVAGESLTSRAIILAIVGLGITVGVYGVVALIVKMDDIGLHMAKKDAPRQQKFGRFLVEAMPKLLALLSVVGTFAMLWVGGHIILVGTDELGFHALYGFVHHLEEPVAANAVIGSFLGWLVNTFFSLILGAIWGGIVVAVIFGAKAVFTGKKNTQNQR; translated from the coding sequence ATGGCTGGAGGTCTGATCGCACTTCTTGACGACGTCGCCGCACTCGTCAAACTCTCGGCTGCCAGCCTCGACGACGTCGCCGCGGGTGCTTCGCGAGCCAGCGCGAAGGCAGCGGGCGTCGTCATCGACGACGCGGCAGTGACGCCGAAGTTCGTCGAAGGAGTGGACCCCAAACGCGAGCTTCCGATCATCCGGCGCATCGCTTTCGGATCGCTGTTCAACAAGCTCATCATCATCCTCCCGGTCATTCTGCTGCTCAGCCAATTTCTGCCCTGGCTCCTCACTCCGCTGCTTATGATCGGCGGCACCTACCTGTGCTTTGAGGGTGCCGAGAAGGTCTTCGAAAAACTCGGTTGGATCGCCCACCACGAGAAGGACACCCCGGCCTCAGAGCAGACAACCGATGGCAGGGCGGCAGAGAAGAAGGTTGTGCGATCGGCCATCACCACCGATTTCGTCCTCAGCTGCGAGATCATGGTCATCGCCCTCAACGAGGTGGCTGGCGAGTCCCTGACCAGCCGTGCCATCATCCTCGCTATCGTCGGTCTCGGAATCACCGTCGGTGTCTACGGCGTCGTCGCGCTCATCGTGAAGATGGATGACATCGGGCTGCACATGGCGAAGAAGGACGCGCCCCGGCAGCAGAAGTTCGGACGGTTCCTCGTCGAGGCGATGCCGAAGCTGCTCGCACTGCTCTCCGTCGTGGGCACCTTCGCCATGCTGTGGGTCGGAGGCCACATCATCCTCGTCGGCACCGATGAGCTCGGCTTCCACGCCCTCTACGGATTCGTCCACCACCTCGAAGAACCCGTCGCCGCGAACGCGGTCATCGGCAGCTTCTTGGGATGGCTCGTCAACACGTTCTTCTCCCTCATCCTCGGTGCGATCTGGGGAGGCATCGTCGTCGCAGTGATCTTCGGCGCCAAGGCCGTGTTCACGGGGAAGAAGAACACGCAGAATCAGCGCTGA
- a CDS encoding FecCD family ABC transporter permease, producing MLRVFGFRIDLRVVITAGIITLIALACGFAGLMLGKFSLTPTEVFQGLFGAAEKRIVNTVVGEWRAPRIIAGIVLGAGLGVSGAVFQSLTRNPLGSPDIIGFSTGAYTGGIVTIIVFGTSFVSTAAGAIIGGLLTAVVVYLLTWKGGVQGFRLIIVGIALTAMLNAFNTWLIMRADLELAMAAATWGAGTLNGMGWSTIAPAAVATIVLGLACGLFSRDLGTLELGDDTAKALGVRNEPIRAVLIVIAVALVAVVTAAAGPIAFVALAAPQIGRRIARAQGTSLLTSAAVGALLLVAADLIAQHAFGDIQLPVGVITVSIGGIYLIWLLIQEARKAS from the coding sequence ATGCTGCGCGTTTTCGGATTCCGCATCGACCTGCGGGTCGTCATCACCGCCGGAATCATCACGCTTATTGCGCTGGCCTGCGGCTTCGCCGGTCTCATGCTCGGCAAGTTCTCGCTGACTCCGACCGAAGTGTTCCAGGGCCTGTTCGGAGCCGCGGAGAAGCGTATCGTCAATACCGTCGTCGGGGAGTGGCGGGCACCGCGCATCATCGCCGGCATCGTCCTCGGTGCCGGACTCGGAGTCTCCGGAGCCGTCTTCCAATCGCTGACACGCAATCCTCTCGGCTCCCCGGACATCATCGGCTTCTCCACCGGTGCCTACACCGGCGGCATCGTCACGATCATCGTCTTCGGCACGAGCTTCGTCTCCACCGCGGCAGGTGCGATCATCGGCGGACTCCTGACCGCCGTGGTCGTCTACCTGCTCACCTGGAAAGGCGGGGTCCAGGGCTTCCGGCTCATCATCGTGGGTATCGCACTGACGGCGATGCTCAACGCCTTCAACACCTGGCTGATCATGCGCGCCGATCTCGAGCTCGCCATGGCCGCTGCCACCTGGGGTGCCGGAACCCTGAATGGAATGGGCTGGTCGACGATCGCACCGGCGGCTGTGGCCACCATCGTCCTCGGTCTGGCCTGCGGACTCTTCTCCCGAGATCTCGGCACTCTGGAACTCGGCGACGATACGGCGAAAGCGCTGGGCGTACGCAACGAGCCCATCCGTGCCGTTCTCATCGTCATCGCCGTGGCCCTCGTCGCCGTGGTCACGGCCGCGGCCGGTCCGATTGCCTTCGTCGCCTTGGCCGCACCGCAGATCGGGCGGCGGATCGCGCGGGCGCAGGGCACCAGCCTGCTGACCTCCGCGGCTGTCGGAGCACTGCTCCTCGTCGCCGCCGACCTCATCGCCCAACATGCGTTCGGCGATATCCAACTGCCCGTCGGCGTCATCACCGTGAGCATCGGCGGCATCTACCTCATCTGGCTCCTCATCCAAGAAGCTCGGAAGGCATCATGA
- a CDS encoding META domain-containing protein, which translates to MPNHTKLRTPAAARPASRLALGLAALALTLPLAACDTGNDPRNPSSPSPTESSETTSPSDDASKLDPTGKWTSPEKGDPFLEFSEDGSLEGSDGCNAIVTSWKVKGDEIAIDSFMSTQKACAGVDTWLSKASTATIEGDVMKVKDSNGKVIGGLEKEDK; encoded by the coding sequence ATGCCGAACCACACAAAACTTCGCACCCCGGCCGCTGCAAGACCCGCCTCGAGGCTCGCGCTCGGTCTCGCTGCACTTGCTCTCACTCTGCCGCTGGCAGCCTGCGATACCGGTAACGACCCACGAAACCCCAGCTCCCCCTCCCCCACCGAGTCCAGTGAAACCACGTCTCCCAGCGACGACGCCTCCAAGCTCGATCCCACCGGTAAATGGACCTCACCGGAGAAGGGCGACCCGTTCCTCGAATTCTCTGAAGACGGCTCGCTCGAAGGCTCTGACGGCTGCAACGCGATCGTCACGAGCTGGAAGGTCAAAGGCGACGAGATCGCCATCGACTCCTTCATGTCGACCCAGAAAGCATGCGCCGGCGTCGACACCTGGCTGAGCAAAGCCTCAACGGCGACTATCGAAGGCGATGTCATGAAGGTCAAAGACAGCAACGGGAAAGTCATCGGCGGACTGGAGAAGGAAGACAAATGA
- a CDS encoding ABC transporter ATP-binding protein — protein sequence MSIPNPASAASPLIAENLDLAYDQRQIVSDLDVSIPDGKFSIIVGPNACGKSTLLRALARLLPPAKGTVLLDGNNIEKMKTKKIAQRLGLLPQSSIAPDGITVAELVSRGRHPHQSFLRQWTDADEAAVLSALRATNTEELSSRLVDELSGGQRQRVWVAMVLAQETSLLLLDEPTTFLDVAYQIELLDLFSQLNHEYGHTLVAVLHDLNQACRYADEIIAMKNGSIVAQGAPETIITSELVNEVFGIDCTVIDDPVTGAPMIVAGAPKKTFAQR from the coding sequence ATGAGCATTCCCAACCCCGCAAGCGCAGCCTCCCCGCTGATCGCCGAGAACCTCGACCTGGCCTATGACCAGCGCCAGATCGTCAGCGATCTCGACGTGAGCATTCCCGACGGAAAGTTCTCGATCATCGTCGGCCCCAATGCCTGCGGCAAATCGACCCTGCTGCGGGCCCTCGCGCGACTGCTGCCGCCGGCGAAGGGCACTGTACTTCTCGACGGGAACAACATCGAGAAGATGAAGACGAAGAAGATCGCCCAGCGGTTGGGTCTTCTCCCGCAGTCGTCCATCGCCCCGGACGGGATCACGGTCGCCGAGCTCGTCTCCCGCGGGCGGCACCCGCATCAGTCGTTCCTGCGCCAGTGGACCGACGCCGATGAAGCAGCTGTGCTGTCGGCACTGCGGGCGACGAACACCGAAGAGCTGTCCTCACGGCTCGTCGACGAGCTCTCCGGCGGTCAGCGCCAGCGCGTCTGGGTGGCCATGGTGCTCGCCCAGGAGACATCCCTCCTGCTGCTCGACGAACCGACGACCTTTCTCGACGTCGCCTATCAGATCGAGCTGCTCGACCTGTTCTCCCAGCTCAACCACGAATACGGGCACACGCTGGTCGCCGTCCTCCACGACCTCAACCAAGCCTGCCGCTACGCCGACGAGATCATCGCCATGAAGAACGGTTCGATCGTCGCTCAGGGGGCTCCGGAGACGATCATCACCTCGGAACTCGTCAATGAGGTCTTCGGCATCGACTGCACAGTCATCGACGATCCGGTCACGGGTGCGCCGATGATCGTGGCGGGAGCACCGAAGAAGACATTCGCTCAGCGCTGA